ATTACCTTGGATCCGACATCGAATGGTCCGCTGCGTTTTGTGCATACATTCGAAAGAAAAGTTGGCGGGGCTGAACTTAACTTTGCGATTGGATGTGCACGGTTAGGCATGAACACGGGATGGATTAGTCGATTAGGAAACGATGAGTTCGGAAGACATATATTAAATTTTGTTCGTGGTGAGGGGATTGACACAGAACATGTGGAACTAGTTGACGGCTACTCGACTTCGCTTAATTTCAAAGAAGTACGAGAAGATGGGAACGGTAAAACATTTTATTATCGTGACAATTCCCCAACTGAGGTGCTTACCGTTGATTCGATAGAAGAGGAATATTTTAAAACGGCGAAGCTCCTTCATATTACGGGTGTTTTTGCGGCATTGGATAAAGAGAAAAACTTAGCGATTCTTCTAAAAGCTATTGAATATGCGAAAAAGCATAATGTGCTCGTGTCGATGGATCCCAATATACGTTTAAAACTTTGGACGAGAGAAGAAGTGAAAGAGGCGCTCGTTACTTTATTGCCATCGGTTGATATTTTACTAACAGGATTAGATGAAGCTGGAATATTATTCGATACGGTGGAACCCGATGAAATAATCAAAATATGTCGCGGTTATGGTGTTTCAACAGTTGCGATTAAGCTTGGTGAAAGCGGTTCAATCGGATATAAAGACGGTGAGTACATAGAAGCAGCTCCTGTTAAAGCATCAAAAGTAGTCGATACAGTCGGTGCTGGAGACGGGTTTGATGTAGGTTTTGTTTACGGTGTATTGAATGGTTGGACGCTCGAACGAACGCTATTATTTGCAAACACAATCGGCTCGATGGTTGTGAGTGTAGCGGGCGATAACGAGGGATTGCCATTACTTGAAGAAGTACTTATTCGGTTAGGGGAAGGGGAATTTATCGAACGATGAAACTCCAAATCGCTTTAGATAGATTGTCGAAAGAAGAATGTATAAGCATTTTGGTAGAAACAAGTCCATATGTCGATTGGGTCGAGGTCGGGACGGGTGTTATTAAGCAATACGGTGTTTCAATTATTGAGGATATAAAAAGACACTATCCTGAGAAAATTGTTGTTGCCGACATGAAGACGTGTGATGCAGGAAAGCACGAAGCAAAGCAGGTATTTGAAGCGGGAGCTGACATTACAACGGTCATGGCTTATGCGGATAATCAAACAATTATAGATATGTTAGCGGTTGCAGAAAAGCATAACAAGCGAGTGATGGTCGACCTACTTGGTGTTAAAAGTAAAACGCGAGTTGAAGAACTTAAAGCGTTGAATGTGGACTTAGTTAGTTTGCACGTTGGAAAAGATATGCAGAAAAATACACAACTTCATGCTGACGTGTACGATCTCGTAAAAGGCATAGAAGATTTAGAAGTAGCAATTGCCGGTGGAATCAACCTTGATAGTTTAGATGAAGTCATGGCAAAAGGTCCAAATGTTTTGATTGTAGGAAGTACGATTACTAGTGCTGTAAATCCAGGGGATATTGCTAAACAGATGAAAGGAATGATAAAGCGATTTGAAAACAATCATTAACACAGTTGTGGAAGAAGTTTCGCATGTGCTTACAAATGTGAATGAAGAAGAAGCTATTCAATTCTCAAACGAGTTAGTGAAGGCAAAGCGCATTTTCGTTTGTGGTGAAGGGCGATCAGGTCTCATGGGGAAAGCTTTTGCGATGCGATTAATGCATGCAAACTACACAGTATTTGTCGTAGGTGAAACAATTACACCGAGTATCCAAGCAGGCGATTTATTTGTCGCAATTTCGGGTTCAGGGGAGACGAGCTCGATTTATCAGTTAGTTGAAAAAGCGAAGAAAGTCGGGGCGAATGTTCAACTTGTAACCGTTAACAAAGATTCGTCGATTGGAAATATTGCTGACGGGGTGTTGGTTGTTCCAGCTGCAACGAAATACCGGTTGCCGAGCGAAGCACCAACGATTCAACCATTAGGCAATCAATTCGACCAAAGCGTCCATTTGCTACTTGATGCGATTATTATTTCAACGTTAAAAGAAGTTTCAAATGAAGAGTTGCGTAATCGCCATGCGAATTTGGAGTAGGTAGATAAAACAAAATATAAATAAGAAAATGGAGGAAAAACAAAATGAAGAAGTTATTTTCAGGATTAGTCATGTTGTTAGCATTAACAATGGTTTTGGCAGCATGTGGGGACGATAAAGGTTCAAGTGAAGGCGGTAAGGATGGCAAGATTAAATTACTTGTAGCACATAACCAAACATCACCGGATAACCCATATCAAGTCGGTCTTTTAGAATTCAAAAAAGTCGTTGAAGAAGAATCAAATGGCGACATTGAAGTTGAAGTCCATGCGGGAACTTTAGGTACTGAAGAAGAGGAACTTGTTCAAAAGCTGAAATTAGGTGCAGCAGATGCTGTATTAGTATCCCCTGGTTTTATGACACAAACAGGTATTAAAGAAATTGACTTGTTAGCATTTCCGTATCTCTTTGATAGCTATGATCACTGGGAAAAAGTTGTAGACGGTGAAATAGGACAAGAAATGGCGGAATTAATTAAAGAAAAATCCAATAATGATTTTAATGTTGTGGGCTATTGGTCTGCTGGAGTTCGTCATTACTATGGTAAAAAACCACTTAACTCTTTGGAAGATTTAAAAGGTTTAACGATTCGTACACAAACTTCAGGTGTTGTCGCAGATTATTGGACGAAAATCGGAGCGATTCCAACGTCGATTGCTTGGGGAGAGTTATATCAAGCGTTGCAACAAAACGTAGTTGATTCGTCAGAAAATGCGTATCCGTATTTCGCGCAGCAAAATCATCACAAAACAGACAATGGTAAATATACAACAGAAACAGGACATGACTACACGACGCGTTTCTTATTAATGAATGGCAAGAAGTTCGATAAATATACAGAAGATCAGCAAGAAATTATTTTGAAAGCGGCGGATGCGGCTACTCAAGCTGAACGTGAAGCGCTATATGCTCAAGAAGATGAGTATAAGCAAATTTTACTAGATGATGGCGGAGAGGTTAATGAAATTGATCGTCAGCCGTTTATTGACGCAGCAATTGAAGTTCAAGATAAAACAGCAGAAAGCATCGGCGCAACAGAATTACTTCAAAAAATAAGAGATTTAAAATAAAGGAGGACGAGGGTGCGGATTCGTGCCCTTATCTTTTATCCTTTTAGGGAGGTAAGTGAACAATTATGTTTATTAGAAGGCTAGAACGTATTCAAATGGCGGCAGGGGTTGTAAGTCTATGTATCTTTTTCATAGCAATCATCGTTCAAATTGTAACGCGTCATATGAAAATAGCGGTCATTTGGACGGAAGAAGTAGCAAACTACTCCTTCGTTTGGGCAATTTTTATGGGAGCGGCTGTCATGGTTAACCGAAGAGAACATTTTAGTTTCGACTTTTTAACTAGCCGATTTAAAGGGAAAAAGAAAGCGAGTTTATTCTTTTTTAATGATACTGTCATCATGCTTTTTAGCTTCGCAATCTTTTTTTACGGCCTTCAAGCAATGACAACATTTTGGAATTATAATTGGGTAGCACTCCCGTTCATGAAAATGGGATATGTGTGGATTTCGATTCCAATTATGGGAATTACAATGTTCATTTACGCGTGTAATCATTTAATCGAAAATGTGAAAGCCCTTCGCAGTAAGGAGGTACCAGAATGATTGGACTTATATTACTTGGTATGTTTCTTGTTTTAATGATTTTGGGTGTTCCAATTGCTTTTGTCATCGCAATTGTTGCGTTTGTTGGTATTTTTAATGTGCCATATATTCCAGAAGTGACGGTTCCGGTGAAGATGATGAACGGGATTAATTCATTCGTGTTATTGGCGGTTCCGTTGTTCATATTGGCTGCCAACTTAATGAATTCAGGAAAAATTTCTGAAAAGCTTATTCAATTGTCACTTGCGATTGTAGGACGGATTCGCGGAGGATTAGCACACGCAAATATCTTAGTATCGATGATTTTTGCAGGTGTATCTGGATCTGCGCAAGCCGACACTGCAGGTGTAGGGAAAATCCTTATTCCGACAATGAAAAAGCAAGGCTATGACACTGAGACAGCGGTTGGTGTAACGGCTGCATCTTCTACAATTGGTGTAATTATTCCGCCAAGTATACCAATGATTATTTTTGCTGGTTTAACGAATGCCAGTATTGGTGCATTATTTTTAGGCGGAATTATCCCAGGAATATTAATTGGCGTGGGAATGATGGTCTATGTTTACATATTGGCTCGAAAAAGAAACTATCCAAAAGCGGCAAAGACTGCACCTAGGGAGCTTGTAAAGTTACTAATTGAAACAATTCCAGCACTGCTTACTCCGGTTATTATTATCGGTGGGATTATTACTGGATTCTTTACAGCAACAGAGGCAGCAGCGGTCGCATCGTTGTATACGTTTATTATTAGTATGTTTTATTACAAAACGATTAAGTGGAAAGACATGCCGAAAATCTTAACTGATACGCTTGCGCTTAGCTCATTGTCGCTATTTGCCTTAGCAGCCGCTAGCGCGTTAGGGGAATTGATGAGTTTTTACCAATTAGGTTTACTGGCTCAAGAATTCTTTGCTAATAATATCGGCACTAAATGGCTGTTCATCTTAATTATTATTGGTTTCTTCCTATTTATCGGAACGTTCATGGATGCGATTCCAGCTATGATTCTATTTGTTCCAGTAATTCTACCAACGTCAATTGCATTTGGTATGGATCCGGTTCACCTAGGATTAATCGTTGTTATGACCTTGGCGATTGGTTTGGTAACACCACCATACGGGTTATGTCTGTTGCTGGCCGCGAAAATAGGGAACTTGTCGATAGAAAGATCGCTCTTTGCGGTTCTTCCGTATATTTTAATCGTATTGGCTGTCTTGTTATTTGTGGCGTTCTTCCCGAGCATCGCATTTTACATCCCGAATTTATTGAACCCATCTTTGTAGAATAAACTAAGAGTGTTTAGGAAGTGTGGAAATGGTTAATAGAGAGATTTTGAGTGCAGAAGGTTCTGTCATGCTTGTGAAAGTTCAATTGGCTGAAGGCTTTGTTGGTGACGTGGACCAACACCCTGAAGAGCAAATTAGTTATATTGAGCATGGTTTAGTGGAGTTTGAAGTTGGTGGGGTTGTTCGCGTGCTTGGTGTGGGGGAATCGGTTTATATTCCTTCGAATGTTGAGCATCGGGTGAGAGTGATTAAGGCGTGTGGGATTTTGGATGTGTTTACGCCTGTTAGGGTGGATTTGTTGGGGGAATAATTGTGGATAAATGGAGAGCCGTCGAAGTGTGATTATATCGCTTTGGAGGCTTTTTTTCACTGTGCTATAGACAATAAAACGCAAAATTACATAAAAAGGGAAGTTTGCATATAGAAAGTTTTGCGACTTCCCTTTTTCAGGTTAGCATTGTCCCGAATTGTCGTACTTGGTGTCTACAGAAACAACAAATCACTTCTAAAATTCAACCTATTAAATTATATTTCATCGCATATTCAACAAGTTCGTATCTTTTAGATAAGTTAAGTTTATTCATAAATCTTGTCTTATGGGCATCAACCGATTTGACACTAATCATTAATACTTCAGCGGTTTCGGTTATTGAGAACCCTTTCACAAGGAATTGCAGAACCTCCCGTTCTGGAATAATATGTTTAATCGCTAGGCTTAATAATGAATGAAAAAACTAAACATTTATAATTTGTTGAAAATTCTATTGACATCAATTAATATTTAATATAATATAAGTATCAAATGAAATCTAAAGTTTAAAACTACAGATTTTAGATTTTATATAGCACTTTTAAAATCTAATAGAAGGGAGGGGGATGTGTGAAAAAAATCTTACTTATAAATGGGGCAAACATGAATCTTCTTGGTTTAAGAGAACCTGATAAACTAGGTTCGGCTACGTTAGAAGAAATCAACAGAGAAGTAATAGATTACTCTAAAGGACTAGGTATTGAAGTTGATACTTATCAAAGTAATCATGAAGGAGACATAATCGATAGAATACAGCAGGCTAGTTTTGAGTACGCGGGTGTTATTATCAATCCGGGTTCATTTGGTCACTATAGTGTTGGTATAAAGGAGGCAATCAGT
This genomic window from Sporosarcina sp. Marseille-Q4063 contains:
- the hxlA gene encoding 3-hexulose-6-phosphate synthase; this encodes MKLQIALDRLSKEECISILVETSPYVDWVEVGTGVIKQYGVSIIEDIKRHYPEKIVVADMKTCDAGKHEAKQVFEAGADITTVMAYADNQTIIDMLAVAEKHNKRVMVDLLGVKSKTRVEELKALNVDLVSLHVGKDMQKNTQLHADVYDLVKGIEDLEVAIAGGINLDSLDEVMAKGPNVLIVGSTITSAVNPGDIAKQMKGMIKRFENNH
- a CDS encoding type II 3-dehydroquinate dehydratase codes for the protein MKKILLINGANMNLLGLREPDKLGSATLEEINREVIDYSKGLGIEVDTYQSNHEGDIIDRIQQASFEYAGVIINPGSFGHYSVGIKEAISTLSIPCIEVHLANFFRNPGNQSTIAPVCTGMISGFGKESYLVAVDTLMKIL
- the hxlB gene encoding 6-phospho-3-hexuloisomerase — encoded protein: MKTIINTVVEEVSHVLTNVNEEEAIQFSNELVKAKRIFVCGEGRSGLMGKAFAMRLMHANYTVFVVGETITPSIQAGDLFVAISGSGETSSIYQLVEKAKKVGANVQLVTVNKDSSIGNIADGVLVVPAATKYRLPSEAPTIQPLGNQFDQSVHLLLDAIIISTLKEVSNEELRNRHANLE
- a CDS encoding cupin domain-containing protein, with protein sequence MVNREILSAEGSVMLVKVQLAEGFVGDVDQHPEEQISYIEHGLVEFEVGGVVRVLGVGESVYIPSNVEHRVRVIKACGILDVFTPVRVDLLGE
- the dctP gene encoding TRAP transporter substrate-binding protein translates to MKKLFSGLVMLLALTMVLAACGDDKGSSEGGKDGKIKLLVAHNQTSPDNPYQVGLLEFKKVVEEESNGDIEVEVHAGTLGTEEEELVQKLKLGAADAVLVSPGFMTQTGIKEIDLLAFPYLFDSYDHWEKVVDGEIGQEMAELIKEKSNNDFNVVGYWSAGVRHYYGKKPLNSLEDLKGLTIRTQTSGVVADYWTKIGAIPTSIAWGELYQALQQNVVDSSENAYPYFAQQNHHKTDNGKYTTETGHDYTTRFLLMNGKKFDKYTEDQQEIILKAADAATQAEREALYAQEDEYKQILLDDGGEVNEIDRQPFIDAAIEVQDKTAESIGATELLQKIRDLK
- a CDS encoding TRAP transporter small permease; translation: MFIRRLERIQMAAGVVSLCIFFIAIIVQIVTRHMKIAVIWTEEVANYSFVWAIFMGAAVMVNRREHFSFDFLTSRFKGKKKASLFFFNDTVIMLFSFAIFFYGLQAMTTFWNYNWVALPFMKMGYVWISIPIMGITMFIYACNHLIENVKALRSKEVPE
- a CDS encoding sugar kinase, with the translated sequence MVEVITIGDAMITLDPTSNGPLRFVHTFERKVGGAELNFAIGCARLGMNTGWISRLGNDEFGRHILNFVRGEGIDTEHVELVDGYSTSLNFKEVREDGNGKTFYYRDNSPTEVLTVDSIEEEYFKTAKLLHITGVFAALDKEKNLAILLKAIEYAKKHNVLVSMDPNIRLKLWTREEVKEALVTLLPSVDILLTGLDEAGILFDTVEPDEIIKICRGYGVSTVAIKLGESGSIGYKDGEYIEAAPVKASKVVDTVGAGDGFDVGFVYGVLNGWTLERTLLFANTIGSMVVSVAGDNEGLPLLEEVLIRLGEGEFIER
- a CDS encoding TRAP transporter large permease, which codes for MIGLILLGMFLVLMILGVPIAFVIAIVAFVGIFNVPYIPEVTVPVKMMNGINSFVLLAVPLFILAANLMNSGKISEKLIQLSLAIVGRIRGGLAHANILVSMIFAGVSGSAQADTAGVGKILIPTMKKQGYDTETAVGVTAASSTIGVIIPPSIPMIIFAGLTNASIGALFLGGIIPGILIGVGMMVYVYILARKRNYPKAAKTAPRELVKLLIETIPALLTPVIIIGGIITGFFTATEAAAVASLYTFIISMFYYKTIKWKDMPKILTDTLALSSLSLFALAAASALGELMSFYQLGLLAQEFFANNIGTKWLFILIIIGFFLFIGTFMDAIPAMILFVPVILPTSIAFGMDPVHLGLIVVMTLAIGLVTPPYGLCLLLAAKIGNLSIERSLFAVLPYILIVLAVLLFVAFFPSIAFYIPNLLNPSL